Below is a genomic region from Salvelinus sp. IW2-2015 unplaced genomic scaffold, ASM291031v2 Un_scaffold3915, whole genome shotgun sequence.
TCAATACATCCAGGGCTATTCACTGTGCTCTACGGGAGTACAGGTAAGTAACATGGCTAGTATGGTATATCCATCTACGTTTTATTCAAGTGCCAAATGTATCCGTCCTTAGGATGAGGAGATGAACATGGCTATATAACCAGAGTCATCCAATGCAAGGTGTAAGCATGGCACAGCCAAATCATGGGCTGGGTATGTGATAGCGTGAGGGGAGTATGGACTCGTCTCCATTTTAGGAATCAAACTAACATGGATAGTCATACAGCAGCTTGGCTATGCGTTTCGTAGGTTCTAAATAAGTAACATTGGGGAGTACTATAAGTGAGTCTAAGGTACTTAAGTGGAAAATGTTATAGAGTAGATTTTTTTACATTGTGGCTCGATATATCACCAGGGAGTTCGTTATTTATCCTTTAGGTCGATAACATGATGGGGGCTATATGTGATCGTAGGAGTGTAGACCTGAGGGGGAAACTATTGTTGATAAACCATTTTTATATAGAGAATAAGGCTGGTATAGCTATACAAACAGTGTGAGTGGTGATCCTAGCACATACTTTCGAATGACAAGGTATAAcaatgggctatatacaggagtaccaggtatacatggctatatacagggagtccaGTGCACACCCTGGCTATAATACCGGGAGTACgcgggtaataacatggctagaATATAACAGGGAGGTACAGTAATAACAAATGGCTAATATGCAGGGAGTACcgtaataacatggctaatatacagggagtaccggaggAATACacaatgctatatacagggagtacatgGGTAAATACATGGCTATATcaccagggagtaccaggtaaacatggctatatacaggagagtaCGCACGGGTAAtacaacatggctatatacagcgaGATAACAGGGTATAAGGCCTATACAGGGAAGTACCTAGGTAAGAACTGTTTCTGGGAGTAACAGGTAAtgaacatggttatatacagtgagtaccaggtgataacatggctatatacagggagtaaccaGGTAATCATACATGGCTATATACTAAGAGAGTACAGGTatgacatggctatatacagggagtaccaaggTATAcattggctatatacagggagtacccggTAATAAGCATggcttatacagggagtacccaggtaataacatggctattaatagggagtaccaggtaatacatgGCTATTACAGGTGGTACCAGGTAATACACGAGGCTATATCAGGATACCAGGTAAAGACACATGGTAATTAAGGGAGTACCAGGTGAAACATGggctaatatacagggagtaccaaggTTAACATGGCTATACAGGGAGTCACCCCAGGTAATGACACCatggctatattacagggagtactCAGGTAATAATGTCATGGCTATATCGGGAGTACCaggtataacatggctatatagggagtatacaaattccatctagacactgttgccctagagcacacaacaaACGATATATACTTCGGCCTACATATCAGGGCCACagttaacttccacaaagctgttgtaaggggtgcgtactggcggcagagaagtcagacgcaggagagtaAAAACTCTGTTTctaaacggagcagtttaataacaaAAAACCCACCGGAAAAACAGAACCATCAAATAATGGGTCCATAACCCCACGCACACCAGGAcagacgtgcacaagcacttacaacaaacaatcaccaacaaggacatgaggggaaacagagggttaaatacacaacatgtaagtgatgggattggaaccaggtgtgacggaagacaagacaaaaaccaaaggaaaatgaaaagaggatcagcgatggctagaaagtcGGTGACtttgaccgccgaacgccgcccgaacaaggagagggaccaacttcggcggaagtcgtgacagctgtgaaatatctgagagacaaggcaagaagggcattctatgccatcaaaaggaacatagaattcgACATATCAATTAAGGTgaggctaaaaatacttgaatcagtcatagagcccattgccctttatggttgtgaggtctggggtccgctcaccaaccaagaattcacaaaatgggacaaacaccaaattgagactgcatgcagaattctgcatacaaatatcctcagtgtacaacgtaaaacaccaaataatgcatgcagagcacgatacctgctaatgatcaaaatccagaaaagagacNNNNNNNNNNNNNNNNNNNNNNNNNNNNNNNNNNNNNNNNNNNNNNNNNNNNNNNNNNNNNNNNNNNNNNNNNNNNNNNNNNNNNNNNNNNNNNNNNNNNNNNNNNNNNNNNNNNNNNNNNNNNNNNNNNNNNNNNNNNNNNNNNNNNNNNNNNNNNNNNNNNNNNNNNNNNNNNNNNNNNNNNNNNNNNNNNNNNNNNNNNNNNNNNNNNNNNNNNNNNNNNNNNNNNNNNNNNNNNNNNNNNNNNNNNNNNNNNNNNNNNNNNNNNNNNNNNNNNNNNNNNNNNNNNNNNNNNNNNNNNNNNNNNNNNNNNNNNNNNNNNNNNNNNNNNNNNNNNNNNNNNNNNNNNNNNNNNNNNNNNNNNNNNNNNNNNNNNNNNNNNNNNNNNNNNNNNNNNNNNNNNNNNNNNNNNNNNNNNNNNNNNNNNNNNNNNNNNNNNNNNNNNNNNNNNNNNNNNNNNNNNNNNNNNNNNNNNNNNNNNNNNNNNNNNNNNNNNNNNNNNNNNNNNNNNNNNNNNNNNNNNNNNNNNNNNNNNNNNNNNNNNNNNNNNNNNNNNNNNNNNNNNNNNNNNNNNNNNNNNNNNNNNNNNNNNNNNNNNNNNNNNNNNNNNNNNNNNNNNNNNNNNNNNNNNNNNNNNNNNNNNNNNNNNNNNNNNNNNNNNNNNNNNNNNNNNNNNNNNNNNNNNNNNNNNNNNNNNNNNNNNNNNNNNNNNNNNNNNNNNNNNNNNNNNNNNNNNNNNNNNNNNNNNNNNNNNNNNNNNNNNNNNNNNNNNNNNNNNNNNNNNNNNNNNNNNNNNNNNNNNNNNNNNNNNNNNNNNNNNNNNNNNNNNNNNNNNNNNNNNNNNNNNNNNNNNNNNNNNNNNNNNNNNNNNNNNNNNNNNNNNNNNNNNNNNNNNNNNNNNNNNNNNNNNNNNNNNNNNNNNNNNNNNNNNNNNNNNNNNNNNNNNNNNNNNNNNNNNNNNNNNNNNNNNNNNNNNNNNNNNNNNNNNNNNNNNNNNNNNNNNNNNNNNNNNNNNNNNNNNNNNNNNNNNNNNNNNNNNNNNNNNNNNNNNNNNNNNNNNNNNNNNNNNNNNNNNNNNNNNNNNNNNNNNNNNNNNNNNNNNNNNNNNNNNNNNNNNNNNNNNNNNNNNNNNNNNNNNNNNNNNNNNNNNNNNNNNNNNNNNNNNNNNNNNNNNNNNNNNNNNNNNNNNNNNNNNNNNNNNNNNNNNNNNNNNNNNNNNNNNNNNNNNNNNNNNNNNNNNNNNNNNNNNNNNNNNNNNNNNNNNNNNNNNNNNNNNNNNNNNNNNNNNNNNNNNNNNNNNNNNNNNNNNNNNNNNNNNNNNNNNNNNNNNNNNNNNNNNNNNNNNNNNNNNNNNNNNNNNNNNNNNNNNNNNNNNNNNNNNNNNNNNNNNNNNNNNNNNNNNNNNNNNNNNNNNNNNNNNNNNNNNNNNNNNNNNNNNNNNNNNNNNNNNNNNNNNNNNNNNNNNNNNNNNNNNNNNNNNNNNNNNNNNNNNNNNNNNNNNNNNNNNNNNNNNNNNNNNNNNNNNNNNNNNNNNNNNNNNNNNNNNNNNNNNNNNNNNNNNNNNNNNNNNNNNNNNNNNNNNNNNNNNNNNNNNNNNNNNNNNNNNNNNNNNNNNNNNNNNNNNNNNNNNNNNNNNNNNNNNNNNNNNNNNNNNNNNNNNNNNNNNNNNNNNNNNNNNNNNNNNNNNNNNNNNNNNNNNNNNNNNNNNNNNNNNNNNNNNNNNNNNNNNNNNNNNNNNNNNNNNNNNNNNNNNNNNNNNNNNNNNNNNNNNNNNNNNNNNNNNNNNNNNNNNNNNNNNNNNNNNNNNNNNNNNNNNNNNNNNNNNNNNNNNNNNNNNNNNNNNNNNNNNNNNNNNNNNNNNNNNNNNNNNNNNNNNNNNNNNNNNNNNNNNNNNNNNNNNNNNNNNNNNNNNNNNNNNNNNNNNNNNNNNNNNNNNNNNNNNNNNNNNNNNNNNNNNNNNNNNNNNNNNNNNNNNNNNNNNNNNNNNNNNNNNNNNNNNNNNNNNNNNNNNNNNNNNNNNNNNNNNNNNNNNNNNNNNNNNNNNNNNNNNNNNNNNNNNNNNNNNNNNNNNNNNNNNNNNNNNNNNNNNNNNNNNNNNNNNNNNNNNNNNNNNNNNNNNNNNNNNNNNNNNNNNNNNNNNNNNNNNNNNNNNNNNNNNNNNNNNNNNNNNNNNNNNNNNNNNNNNNNNNNNNNNNNNNNNNNNNNNNNNNNNNNNNNNNNNNNNNNNNNNNNNNNNNNNNNNNNNNNNNNNNNNNNNNNNNNNNNNNNNNNNNNNNNNNNNNNNNNNNNNNNNNNNNNNNNNNNNNNNNNNNNNNNNNNNNNNNNNNNNNNNNNNNNNNNNNNNNNNNNNNNNNNNNNNNNNNNNNNNNNNNNNNNNNNNNNNNNNNNNNNNNNNNNNNNNNNNNNNNNNNNNNNNNNNNNNNNNNNNNNNNNNNNNNNNNNNNNNNNNNNNNNNNNNNNNNNNNNNNNNNNNNNNNNNNNNNNNNNNNNNNNNNNNNNNNNNNNNNNNNNNNNNNNNNNNNNNNNNNNNNNNNNNNNNNNNNNNNNNNNNNNNNNNNNNNNNNNNNNNNNNNNNNNNNNNNNNNNNNNNNNNNNNNNNNNNNNNNNNNNNNNNNNNNNNNNNNNNNNNNNNNNNNNNNNNNNNNNNNNNNNNNNNNNNNNNNNNNNNNNNNNNNNNNNNNNNNNNNNNNNNNNNNNNNNNNNNNNNNNNNNNNNNNNNNNNNNNNNNNNNNNNNNNNNNNNNNNNNNNNNNNNNNNNNNNNNNNNNNNNNNNNNNNNNNNNNNNNNNNNNNNNNNNNNNNNNNNNNNNNNNNNNNNNNNNNNNNNNNNNNNNNNNNTGCTGTCTAATTCCCACACCCATTACCAGAGGTAAAGGCTACGTGTGGGTTATATTTACCGTCCGGAACATTAAACATCCTAAATCGAGAGCATCAGTGGGAGAGGCGACGCAACATAACGGAAGTTGGCATAGTGCTGCTAAAAAACATTGCACCAGAGATTCACCTggtgaggaggacacaatggattaTTCAGGCTTGTTGGACTGACTGGCTGGTGGCTGACTGGCGCATGGCTGGTtgctggttggctggttggctgtCTGCTGCTGGGGCTGGGTTGGCTGTTCTGCGTCTCGGTTGGTCAACTGGCTGGATTGCTGTCTGGCTGGTGGCTGGACTGGTCTGGGTTAGGCTTGGTGGCTGGTTGGCTGttgggctgactggctggttggctgttggctggttggctgactggcttCTGGCCTGTCTGGCCTTTGGCGTCGGCTGGTTGGCTCACTGGCTGGATGGCTGTCTGGCTGGTCTTTTGCTGACTGGCTGCGTGTGGTGCTGTTTGGCTGTGTTGGCTGGTTGGCTGTCTGCTGTTGGGCTGGTGGCTGTCTGGCTTCTGGCCTGGTTGGACTGGTGGCTGGTGGCCACTGCTGCAATGGCTGTACTGGCTGTTGGCTGACTGAGCTGGGTGCTGTCTTGGCTGTCGGGCTGGTTGGCTCTGCTGGTTGGCTCACTGGCTGGAATGGCtgtctggctggttggctggaCTGGCTGGGTCCTCTCTGGCTGGTTGGCTGTCTGGCTTGTTGGTGACTGGCTGTTGGCTGTCTGGGCTTTGTTGGCTGGACTGGGCCATGGCTGGGATGGTTGtctggctggttggctgactggctggatggcTTGCTGGTgggttggctggttggctggaTTGGCTgacggctggctggctggttggctgactggctggttggtGCTGACGTCTGGAATGGCTGTCGGCTGGTTGGCAGGATGGCTGCGTTGGCTGGATGGCTGTAACTGGCTGGTTGCTGTTGGTGGTTGGCCAGACTGGCTGGTTGGTGTGCTGACTGGCTGGGAGGCGACTGCTGGATGTGTTTGGCTGGACTGGCTGGTTGCTGGACGGCTGGATGGGATGTCTGGCTGTTCTGGACTTCTGGCTGGTGTCTGGTGGTTGGCTGtctggctggttggctgactggaCTGGATGGAATGGTTGTCTGGCGACTGGCCTGGTGGGCTGGATGGCTGTTGGCTGGTTGGCTGGATGGCTGGATTGCTACTGGAATGATCGTtgttggctgactggctggttggctgactggctggttggctgttctggctgactggctgttgGCCGACTGCGATTGGTTGGTTGGCTGACAGTCTGGATGGCCTGTCTGGCTTGGTTGCTGCTACTGGCTGGTGGCTGTTGGCTGGGTGGACGCGACTGGTGGTGGACTGACGGCTGGATGACTGTTCTGGCTGGTTGGCTGAGTTGGCTGTCGCTGgttggctgtctggctggctgacggctggtTGGCTGTCTGCTGGTTGGCTGACTTGCTGGTTGCTGGTTGGTGCGTTGCTGgttagctggttaggctgtttggcctgactggctgactggctggttggctgtTGGCTGACTGGTTGTTGGCTGACTGGCCTGGATGCTGTCTGGCTGGATGGCCTGGACTGGCTTGGTGGGGCTGGTTGGCTGAGCTGGCTTGGGTTGGCTGGACTGTCTGGATGGCTGTCTGGCTGGTTAGCTGAATGGCTGGTTTggactggctggttggctggttgggTGGTTggtgctgactggctgactgagtgGTGGCTGGATGGCTGACTGGTCTGGTTTGGCTGGTGGCGACTGCTGGTTGGGCTGGATGGCctgactggctggatggctgactggctggttggctggatgGCTGACTGGCTTGGTTGGACTGGTTGGTGACGCGGAGGCTGAACTGGCTGGCTTGGCTgtttggctgactggctggatgcTGACTGGCTGTGGCTGACTGGCCTGAACTGGCATGGTTGTAGATGGTTACTGGCTGGTTGCTGGTGGCTGCTTGCGCTGGTTGGTGGGTTGGCTGGTGGCTGACTGCTGGTGCGGATGGCCTGGACGGCTGGATGGCTGACTGTGGTTTGGCCTGGATGGCTTGACTGCTGGATGCTCTGACTGGCGGGTTGGCTGGGATGGCGACTGGCCTGCGATGGCGACTGGCTTTTGGCTGGTGGCTGGTTTCTGACTGGCTGGTGGCTGGATGGATTGGCTGACTGGCTGCATGGCTGTCTGGCggttggctgactggctgtctggctgtgctGGCTGTCTGGtggttggctggttggctgaCTTGCTGTCTCTGGCTTCTGGCGGTTGCCTGGTGGCCTGGTTGGCGACTGACTGGTTCGGCTGGTTAAGGAAGGAATATGTCAAGATTGCTCTGTGCCTCAGCGTGGATTGACTGTCGTCCTCGTAGCCACTGCAACAGGACCCTTCATTTGTTTGATTATCAGTCAGATCCACAGACAGCAGTGTCTCATTCTGTCTCAGTCAACTTTACCACTGCCCAGCACATTAGTATACCCTTGTGTTATCTACCATTCTTTCGCTTcatattctctctcctccccccctctggcTCTATccatcactccatctctctctctctctctctctctctctctctctctcctctctctctcctctctctctctcttctctctctcctctctcttctctcttcctcttccccctctctctctctctctctctctctcttctctcttctctctctcttctctctctctctctcttgctctctctctctgttgaccggccaatctctctctttcttcataaGAAAGATTGTCATATGGTGAGGATAGTATCCAATAAATCAAAACTGTTGTGATTTAATTCGTCTCATGTGGAGCATGGACAGCATTTCAGGCCATCTGTCATCTGTCTGTTGGATCCTACTCATTGTGTTGGGACGTTTGTCACTGCCTTGGGGACACATGTGTGGGTAACTACAGTATGGATGAGTCTGGATGTCTGGGTACTACAGTATGGATGAGGTCTGATGTCTACCATGGATCCAGACTCAGTCCGCTCGTTAGTATTCTGTTCAGGTCCGAACCACTACCCTGTGATTCAACTTCGTCCTTCTCTGTTAGTATTCTTTCAGGTCGACACTACCATGGATCAGACTCAGTACTCTCTCTGTTAGTATTCTGTTCAGGTCGACCACTACCTAGTAGCCTAGTCACCTGCTGTGTTATGTGCTATGGGTTGTTTTTATAGCAGCATGGCCGGCCAAAAGTTAATCCACACTGTGATAATAATGTGGCCCTCCACAGCCACTGTAGCCCGCCCATTGGCACTGTTATGAATGAGATCACACTAACGAGCACAGAGTCAATtagcgcacgtgtgtgtgtgtcaaatcacaccctatttcCTGTCTAGTACACTACCTCTGGACAGAgcgggccctggttaaaagtattgTACTAAAMagggaatagggtgctattctGGAAGTAGACATATACTAAACTTGTAGACCTCTAGCAAGGACAAACACCCTAGCCGTGACTGTAGGCTATAGCTGTTTAACCCAGCCTCCACCGAGGCCGTGCCAGAGTTAATATATAAGAGAAGTATTTGTGCATGATTTGAGGGATGGGTCATGTGATCAAAGCTGTGTGAGTTGTTAAGTTCGTAGCTCATGGGAGAGATTGACGGCATTTCAGGCATGCTGTGCGAGTCTGGTCTGTGGTAATCTATATTACTCATGTTTGGTGGGGACGTTGTGTCACTGCTTTGGGGACAACATGTGTGGGTAACTACAGGTATGGATGGGTCGTGGATGTCTGGGTAACTAAAGGTATGGATGA
It encodes:
- the LOC139026116 gene encoding uncharacterized protein; amino-acid sequence: MGVADHTTLCRALRLRAVQLPYQAVIQPERMLSIVHLRTSQSPTRPPGNRQKPETASQPTSQPPDSQHSQTASQPTARQPCSQSANPSSHQPVRNQPPAKSQSPSQASRHPSQPASQSIQQSSHPGQTTVSHPAVQAIRTSSQPPANPPTSASSHQQPASNHLQPCQFRPVSHSQSASSQSAKQPSQPVQPPRHQPVQPSQSAIQPTSQSAIQPVRPSSPTSSRHQPNQTSQPSSHHSVSQSAPTTQPANQPVQTSHSANQPDSHPDSPANPSQLSQPAPPSQSRPSSQTASRPVSQQPVSQQPTSQSASQAKQPNQLTSNAPTSNQQVSQPADSQPAVSQPDSQPATANSANQPEQSSSRQSTTSRVHPANSHQPVAATKPDRPSRLSANQPIAVGQQPVSQNSQPASQPTSQSANNDHSSSNPAIQPTSQQPSSPPGQSPDNHSIQSSQPTSQTANHQTPARSPEQPDIPSSRPATSQSSQTHPAVASQPVSTPTSQSGQPPTATSQLQPSSQRSHPANQPTAIPDVSTNQPVSQPASQPSANPANQPTHQQAIQPVSQPARQPSQPWPSPANKAQTANSQSPTSQTANQPERTQPVQPTSQTAIPASEPTSRANQPDSQDSTQLSQPTASTAIAAVATSHQSNQARSQTATSPTADSQPANTAKQHHTQPVSKRPARQPSSQ